One genomic region from Phycisphaeraceae bacterium encodes:
- a CDS encoding phosphatase PAP2 family protein: MSYRSPIERRMARRAMLKRAGVLLLIGVVLLWLDGVLHALLAVGPEHKARLEGKDWYQMFRAAGYLPTWLLIGGTIVLWEWRKRGRAPLGAGVLIGAVVSGLIAEGLKVVFGRHRPDADGAMDWNPFLGAIWNPQEFGSNLGLPSSHVAVAFGAALVIWRLLPGAGGLALLAACGCAVTRLLAGAHSASDVYVGVLVAWGVSVVVCRTGLRREMVGRRVRRLG, from the coding sequence ATGAGTTACCGATCACCGATCGAGCGACGGATGGCGCGGCGTGCGATGCTGAAGCGTGCGGGTGTGCTGTTGTTGATTGGGGTGGTTCTGTTGTGGCTGGATGGGGTGTTGCATGCCCTGCTTGCGGTGGGGCCTGAACACAAGGCGAGGCTGGAAGGGAAGGATTGGTATCAGATGTTTCGTGCTGCGGGGTACTTGCCGACGTGGTTGTTGATCGGCGGGACGATTGTGCTGTGGGAGTGGCGCAAGCGTGGGCGTGCGCCTTTGGGTGCTGGGGTGCTGATTGGTGCGGTGGTTTCGGGGTTGATCGCTGAGGGGCTGAAGGTGGTGTTCGGTCGGCACAGGCCTGATGCGGATGGTGCGATGGATTGGAACCCTTTTCTGGGGGCGATCTGGAATCCGCAGGAGTTTGGGAGCAATCTTGGGCTGCCGAGCAGTCATGTTGCGGTGGCGTTCGGTGCGGCGCTGGTGATCTGGCGTTTGCTGCCTGGGGCGGGGGGGCTTGCGTTGCTGGCGGCGTGCGGGTGTGCGGTGACGCGGCTGCTTGCGGGTGCGCATTCGGCGAGCGATGTGTATGTTGGTGTGCTGGTAGCGTGGGGTGTGAGTGTGGTGGTGTGCCGAACGGGACTGAGGCGGGAGATGGTTGGCAGAAGAGTGCGGCGTTTGGGGTGA
- a CDS encoding tetratricopeptide repeat protein, with protein MATSPMDLVIGAGSSADRDVEASQRHFHAATNLANAGDKLGAIAELRKAVGADPMSVDAMFQLAYLLDLVGEEDEALSLYERVCETTPAPINGLLNLAVLYEDRADYIRAERCLRQILETNPNHVRARLFMKDVQASREMVIEEESDRDFVQKKALMDTPVTDFELSVRARTCLKKMNIRTLGDLLRITEVELMSYKNFGESSLEEIKRMLQQKNLRLGQGLEDAHRAARRQVIERLKGSGHESLANKMVTDLQLSVRARRALQLLNIQTIGDLITHTEAELMGVKNFGSTSLQEVKERLEEIGITLRTLDESEEVEAVDDGLDLV; from the coding sequence ATGGCGACGAGTCCGATGGATCTGGTGATCGGTGCGGGGAGTTCTGCGGATCGTGACGTGGAGGCGTCGCAGCGGCATTTTCATGCGGCGACGAATCTTGCGAACGCGGGCGACAAGCTGGGTGCGATTGCGGAGTTGCGCAAGGCAGTTGGTGCGGACCCGATGAGCGTGGACGCGATGTTCCAGTTGGCGTATCTGCTGGATCTGGTGGGGGAAGAGGACGAGGCGCTGTCGCTGTATGAGCGGGTGTGCGAAACGACTCCGGCACCGATCAATGGGCTGCTGAATCTGGCGGTGTTGTATGAGGACCGTGCGGATTACATTCGTGCGGAGCGTTGTCTGAGGCAGATTCTGGAGACGAACCCGAACCATGTGCGTGCGCGGCTGTTCATGAAGGATGTGCAGGCGAGCCGTGAGATGGTGATCGAAGAGGAATCGGATCGGGACTTTGTGCAGAAGAAGGCGTTGATGGATACGCCGGTGACGGATTTTGAGTTGTCGGTGCGTGCGCGGACATGCCTGAAGAAGATGAACATCAGGACGCTGGGGGATCTGTTGCGGATCACCGAGGTGGAACTGATGAGTTACAAGAACTTCGGGGAGAGCTCGCTGGAAGAGATCAAGCGGATGCTTCAGCAGAAGAACCTGCGGCTTGGGCAGGGGCTTGAGGATGCGCACCGTGCTGCTCGGCGGCAGGTGATCGAGCGTTTGAAGGGCAGCGGGCACGAGTCGCTGGCGAACAAGATGGTGACGGACCTGCAGTTGTCGGTTCGTGCGCGTCGGGCGCTGCAACTACTGAATATTCAGACGATCGGGGATCTGATCACCCACACTGAGGCGGAGTTGATGGGGGTCAAGAACTTCGGCTCGACTTCGCTGCAGGAAGTGAAGGAGAGGCTTGAGGAGATCGGGATCACGCTTCGGACGCTGGATGAGTCGGAAGAGGTTGAAGCGGTTGATGATGGGCTCGATCTGGTCTGA
- a CDS encoding LptF/LptG family permease yields MPWTLWRYILRELWRLVLLSTAVLVTVIAFAATVKPLADGKLTPMEALHFMALAIPPMLAFALPFAAGFATTLGYHRLTQDNEFIAARSAGVSHRSFVMPAVMTGLVLAVGLMLLNEQVIPRFLRSMEGMIRRNLIQVMVRTIERGEAAEFADLQIHAERIKRIEPEAGTGVLDQYLMMGVTAVGFDKAGIVETDLSARQAHLWLVPASVAGIDDTDEAVALVRFEDWWIKDRGGLYRQETFTLAPVRIPNPFEDDPKFLTFGELRSLSRVPEGMNWIESQRLEVARRIAAREALAMVLESLRNQGEARFDDDQGRSIVVHAPGLIGGGWKLMPSERTGRIEVEVYHPGPGGERRGGGVDRLSVLAGELMTESPESDPTRPVDSTALRFTLRLEGVVLRSAAGLDLADDEGETERVERVFRGLNSPRDTLARLRPMRAREVIAEARTAEARFGSGVEAIARAADRLDEQIVKLRREIRSKQHERMAMAASCFVMVLTGAMTALRLRETLPLVVYLWSFFPALVTVILINTGQQVTHRMGVIGLPVMWAGVAGLCVYTFVAYRRVCRH; encoded by the coding sequence ATGCCGTGGACGTTGTGGCGATACATACTTCGGGAGTTGTGGCGGCTGGTGCTGCTGAGCACTGCGGTGCTGGTGACTGTGATTGCGTTTGCTGCGACGGTGAAGCCTCTGGCGGATGGGAAGTTGACGCCGATGGAGGCGTTGCACTTCATGGCGCTTGCGATACCTCCGATGCTTGCGTTTGCGTTGCCGTTTGCGGCGGGTTTTGCGACGACGCTGGGGTATCACAGGCTGACGCAGGACAATGAGTTCATTGCGGCGCGATCGGCGGGTGTGAGCCATCGGTCGTTTGTGATGCCTGCGGTGATGACGGGGTTGGTGCTGGCGGTTGGGCTGATGTTGCTCAATGAGCAGGTGATACCGAGATTTTTGCGTTCGATGGAGGGGATGATTCGGCGGAATCTGATTCAGGTGATGGTGCGGACGATCGAGCGGGGCGAGGCGGCGGAGTTTGCGGATTTGCAGATTCATGCGGAGCGGATCAAGCGGATTGAGCCTGAGGCGGGGACTGGGGTGCTGGATCAGTACCTGATGATGGGCGTGACGGCGGTGGGGTTTGACAAGGCGGGGATTGTGGAGACGGATCTTTCGGCGCGGCAGGCGCATTTGTGGCTGGTACCGGCGTCGGTGGCGGGGATTGATGACACGGATGAGGCGGTGGCGCTGGTTCGATTTGAGGATTGGTGGATCAAGGATCGTGGGGGGCTGTATCGGCAGGAGACGTTTACGCTTGCGCCGGTGCGGATTCCGAATCCGTTTGAGGATGATCCGAAGTTTTTGACGTTTGGGGAGTTGAGGTCGCTGAGTCGAGTGCCGGAGGGGATGAACTGGATTGAGTCGCAACGGCTGGAGGTTGCGAGGCGGATCGCGGCGCGCGAGGCGCTGGCAATGGTGCTCGAGTCGTTGCGGAATCAGGGCGAGGCGCGGTTTGATGACGATCAGGGGCGGAGCATTGTGGTGCATGCTCCGGGGCTGATTGGGGGTGGGTGGAAGTTGATGCCGAGCGAGCGGACAGGGCGGATTGAGGTGGAGGTGTATCACCCGGGACCTGGGGGCGAGAGGCGAGGGGGTGGGGTGGATCGACTCAGCGTGCTGGCGGGGGAGTTGATGACGGAGAGCCCGGAGTCGGACCCGACGAGGCCTGTGGATTCGACGGCGCTTCGGTTTACGTTGAGACTTGAGGGCGTGGTGTTGCGTTCGGCGGCGGGGCTGGACCTTGCGGATGATGAAGGGGAGACGGAGCGTGTTGAGCGGGTGTTTCGGGGTTTGAATTCGCCGCGTGACACGTTGGCGCGATTGAGGCCGATGCGTGCGCGGGAGGTGATTGCGGAGGCGCGGACTGCGGAGGCGCGGTTTGGATCGGGAGTCGAAGCGATTGCACGCGCGGCGGATCGGCTTGATGAGCAGATCGTGAAGTTGCGGCGCGAGATCAGGAGCAAGCAGCATGAGCGGATGGCGATGGCGGCGTCGTGTTTTGTGATGGTGCTGACGGGGGCGATGACGGCGCTGCGGCTTCGGGAGACGCTGCCTCTGGTGGTGTATCTGTGGAGTTTCTTTCCGGCGCTGGTGACGGTGATTCTGATCAATACTGGGCAGCAGGTGACGCACCGGATGGGTGTGATCGGGCTGCCGGTGATGTGGGCGGGGGTTGCGGGGCTGTGCGTGTATACGTTTGTGGCGTATCGGCGTGTGTGCCGACATTAG
- a CDS encoding cysteine--tRNA ligase, protein MPLRLYNTLTRTIEPFTPADPAHVTFYTCGLTVYDDGHIGNFRSFLAADLLRRWIQNPLCTLTNPDASLHHGPRNVLHVMNITDVGHMTDDQAADGQGQDKMAIAGQRIIEAKKSGKLPQGTNIDPADPYAIARFFTERFIEDASRLGLKVAIEAQRDPSLMPRATDNIHGMIAFISTLIERNHAYITGSPGSHAVYFDVQSFPSYGQLSGNTLDNLRGGAGGRVLESNQADKKHPADFLLWKEDPTHVMKWPSPWGQGYPGWHIECSVMSLARLIPGGLDHALAAPAGTIEIDLHSGGEDNIFPHHECERAQSCAIIGGHRFSRFWFHPRFLLVEGEKMSKSKGNFFTARDLFAQGIEPAALRLELIKTHYRTNANFSMQGLRDADRIVERWRRFRDQARTTTADSPANAAARDHARQAFTAALDSDLNTPEAIAAINQWVSATAAPSQADAELMDTFDAVLAVLDRPRLERQSAGNIVFMPGAAPDDTVVALIHDRAAAKKARDFARADAIRNDLLQRGYAIKDVAGGTVEVARTD, encoded by the coding sequence ATGCCCCTCCGACTCTACAACACCCTCACACGCACCATCGAACCATTCACCCCCGCAGACCCCGCGCACGTCACCTTCTACACCTGTGGCCTCACCGTCTACGACGATGGACACATCGGCAACTTCCGCTCCTTCCTCGCCGCCGATCTCCTCAGGCGCTGGATCCAAAACCCCCTCTGCACACTCACCAACCCCGACGCATCGCTCCACCACGGCCCACGCAATGTCCTTCACGTCATGAACATCACCGACGTCGGACACATGACCGACGACCAGGCCGCCGATGGCCAGGGCCAGGACAAAATGGCAATCGCCGGCCAACGCATCATCGAAGCCAAAAAGTCCGGCAAACTCCCTCAAGGCACCAACATCGACCCCGCCGATCCATACGCAATCGCACGCTTCTTCACCGAACGCTTCATCGAAGACGCTTCGCGCCTCGGCCTCAAAGTCGCAATCGAAGCCCAACGCGACCCATCACTCATGCCACGCGCCACCGACAACATCCACGGCATGATCGCTTTCATCTCCACACTCATCGAACGCAATCACGCATACATCACCGGCTCCCCCGGCTCACACGCAGTCTACTTCGATGTCCAGTCCTTCCCCTCCTACGGCCAACTCAGCGGCAACACCCTCGACAACCTCCGAGGCGGCGCCGGAGGCCGTGTCCTCGAATCAAATCAGGCCGACAAAAAACACCCCGCAGACTTCCTCCTCTGGAAAGAAGACCCAACACACGTCATGAAGTGGCCAAGCCCATGGGGCCAAGGCTACCCCGGTTGGCACATCGAATGCTCCGTCATGTCCCTCGCACGCCTCATCCCCGGAGGCCTCGATCACGCCCTCGCCGCACCCGCAGGCACCATCGAAATCGATCTCCACTCCGGCGGCGAAGACAACATCTTCCCACACCACGAGTGCGAACGCGCACAGTCATGCGCCATCATCGGAGGCCATCGCTTCAGCCGATTCTGGTTCCACCCACGATTCCTCCTCGTCGAAGGCGAAAAGATGTCCAAAAGCAAGGGCAACTTCTTCACCGCACGCGACCTCTTCGCCCAGGGCATCGAACCCGCAGCCCTCCGCCTCGAACTCATCAAAACCCACTACCGCACCAACGCAAACTTCTCTATGCAAGGCCTCCGCGACGCCGACCGCATCGTCGAGCGCTGGCGCCGTTTCCGCGATCAGGCCCGCACCACCACTGCCGACTCCCCCGCAAACGCCGCCGCACGCGACCACGCCCGCCAAGCCTTCACCGCCGCGCTCGACAGCGATCTCAACACCCCCGAAGCAATCGCCGCCATCAACCAATGGGTCAGCGCAACCGCTGCCCCAAGCCAGGCCGACGCCGAACTCATGGACACCTTTGATGCAGTTCTCGCAGTTCTCGATCGCCCGCGACTCGAGCGCCAATCCGCCGGCAACATCGTCTTCATGCCCGGCGCAGCCCCCGACGACACCGTCGTAGCCCTCATCCACGATCGCGCAGCCGCCAAAAAAGCCCGCGACTTCGCCCGCGCCGACGCAATCCGCAACGATCTCCTCCAGCGAGGCTACGCCATCAAGGACGTCGCCGGAGGCACTGTCGAAGTCGCACGCACCGACTGA
- a CDS encoding MATE family efflux transporter translates to MAVVYPPPWLRVRLGGCVVEQGSENPSSSRAAGTPRGPERALREMLVIALPSIATMASYTAMQFFDRLMVKDIGPEPIYLAAHGNAAIATWTLMTFCIGMISIVNSFVSQNLGAGKAERGSAYAWNAMWIGAGYWLVVMVPAVLVAPWLLRVFGHEQELYELELAYASIAMGGSIFTLLAKAVHNYFFGMHRPGVVMVAAVTGNLANIFLNVLFIFGSDGPPERWPAHEFFAGIAGLLGIPAMGLAGAALATVLGTVIEFSVPMVIFLSGKFARRYGTRAAWRPRIGQMKDIARVGWPAGMMFINELVCWAYLMTFLVGEAGRRAVLHAGGTVAAATEAATMANTAGFAALQWMHLSFMPTVGLSIATQAVVGKAIGEGDPDKAARRAWLGLKLAVGYMGLCAVVFVAFRHELIGLFINPETPATQRDEMLRIGGQVMIAAAVFQVFDAVAIVMSAALRGAGDTVWPGIATVVLSWVSIVGLGHLLMWTSPGLGSIGPWIGASGYIVLLGVILLLRFMSGRWRSIRLTHGSDVLHNLPVDEVAPGPGL, encoded by the coding sequence GTGGCGGTGGTGTACCCTCCGCCTTGGCTGCGGGTGCGGCTCGGGGGGTGTGTGGTGGAGCAGGGGTCAGAGAATCCATCCAGTAGTCGGGCAGCGGGCACGCCGAGGGGTCCGGAGCGGGCGCTGCGGGAGATGCTGGTGATTGCGCTGCCGTCGATCGCGACGATGGCGAGTTATACGGCGATGCAGTTTTTTGATCGGCTGATGGTCAAGGACATTGGTCCGGAGCCGATTTATCTGGCTGCGCATGGGAATGCGGCGATTGCGACGTGGACGTTGATGACGTTCTGCATCGGGATGATCTCGATTGTGAACTCGTTTGTGAGTCAGAATCTGGGTGCGGGGAAGGCGGAGCGTGGTTCGGCGTATGCGTGGAACGCGATGTGGATTGGCGCGGGGTATTGGTTGGTGGTGATGGTGCCGGCGGTGTTGGTTGCTCCGTGGCTGCTGCGGGTGTTCGGGCATGAGCAGGAGTTGTATGAACTGGAGTTGGCGTATGCGTCGATTGCGATGGGGGGGTCGATTTTTACGCTGCTTGCGAAGGCGGTTCACAACTATTTCTTCGGGATGCATCGTCCTGGGGTGGTGATGGTGGCGGCGGTGACGGGGAATCTTGCGAACATCTTTTTGAATGTGCTTTTCATTTTCGGGTCGGATGGGCCTCCGGAGCGTTGGCCGGCGCATGAGTTTTTTGCGGGGATAGCGGGATTGCTGGGGATTCCGGCGATGGGGCTTGCGGGTGCTGCGCTGGCGACGGTGCTGGGGACGGTGATTGAGTTCAGCGTGCCGATGGTGATTTTTCTGAGCGGGAAGTTTGCGCGCCGGTATGGGACGCGGGCGGCGTGGCGGCCTCGGATTGGGCAGATGAAGGACATTGCGCGGGTGGGGTGGCCTGCGGGGATGATGTTCATCAATGAGCTGGTGTGCTGGGCGTATCTGATGACGTTTCTGGTGGGGGAGGCTGGGCGTCGGGCGGTGCTGCATGCGGGGGGGACGGTTGCGGCGGCGACGGAGGCGGCGACGATGGCGAACACTGCGGGGTTTGCGGCGTTGCAGTGGATGCATCTGTCGTTCATGCCGACGGTGGGGCTTTCGATCGCGACGCAGGCGGTCGTGGGAAAGGCGATCGGGGAGGGTGACCCGGACAAGGCTGCGCGACGTGCGTGGCTTGGGTTGAAGTTGGCGGTTGGGTATATGGGGCTTTGCGCGGTGGTGTTTGTGGCGTTTCGGCATGAGTTGATCGGGTTATTTATCAACCCGGAGACGCCAGCGACCCAGCGGGATGAGATGCTGCGGATTGGCGGGCAGGTGATGATCGCGGCGGCGGTGTTTCAGGTGTTTGATGCGGTGGCGATTGTGATGTCGGCGGCGCTGCGCGGGGCTGGGGATACGGTGTGGCCGGGGATTGCGACGGTGGTGTTGAGCTGGGTGAGCATTGTGGGGCTGGGGCATCTGCTGATGTGGACGAGTCCTGGGTTGGGGTCGATCGGGCCCTGGATCGGGGCTTCGGGATACATTGTGCTGCTGGGGGTGATTCTGCTGCTGCGGTTCATGTCGGGGCGTTGGCGGTCGATCAGGTTGACGCATGGGTCGGATGTGCTGCACAATCTTCCGGTGGACGAGGTGGCGCCGGGGCCTGGGCTGTAG
- a CDS encoding glycosyltransferase family 39 protein → MNDLTRPNWSVKYATPAAAVWFVIALTVARLVFLVFFSSYTLAEDEAHYWEWAKQPAWSYYSKGPGVAWVIAASTAVFGDVEWAVRLPAVLAGAIGSLAAAWCAGLVFADRRAVFFGAVLFACVPPFQLTSLLMTIDGPYIACWMVACGCALKARATGRGRWMVCLGLALAVGFLFKYTIVLLAIGLVPGLMMGRSGKRIGVGAWIGFVGAFLLGLVPVTIWNLQHEWVTVRHLLGHLGVAGGDMPATQGVEGWRYSPLWTLEYLAMLLLIGPVGVMGTIGFVRFWKESEAVRLMAQASAPVLGFYLLVTLLAEAEGNWALGGFAGFVVVASGMVPIALDKRLRLVRTVWRLALIALVVSLVGFMNLSLLARHPRFGEMVPVYRVSGMREHAAAVERELRRLEAETGLEGFVICSHYGRASQLAFYLSEERKAEGANVFASSSMFASGRKSQHDLWRDRDLRNDAVLERLRGRPAVLIGSEALYWRQGFERVEELGYLAGEPKNRRLAFVGYGYRGLADLSGRK, encoded by the coding sequence ATGAACGATCTGACACGTCCCAACTGGTCTGTGAAATACGCGACGCCTGCTGCTGCGGTGTGGTTTGTGATTGCGTTGACTGTGGCAAGACTGGTGTTTCTGGTTTTCTTCAGTTCGTACACGCTGGCGGAAGATGAAGCGCATTACTGGGAGTGGGCGAAGCAGCCGGCGTGGTCGTACTACTCGAAGGGTCCTGGTGTTGCGTGGGTGATTGCGGCTTCGACAGCGGTGTTTGGGGATGTGGAGTGGGCGGTGCGGCTACCGGCGGTGTTGGCGGGGGCGATAGGGAGTCTTGCGGCGGCGTGGTGTGCGGGGCTGGTGTTTGCGGATCGTCGGGCGGTGTTTTTTGGAGCGGTGTTGTTTGCGTGTGTGCCGCCGTTTCAGTTGACATCGTTGTTGATGACGATTGATGGGCCGTATATCGCGTGCTGGATGGTTGCGTGTGGGTGTGCGCTTAAGGCGCGTGCGACGGGGCGTGGTCGGTGGATGGTGTGCCTTGGGCTTGCGCTGGCGGTGGGGTTTTTGTTCAAGTACACGATTGTGCTGCTGGCGATCGGGCTGGTGCCTGGGTTAATGATGGGGCGTTCGGGGAAGAGGATCGGGGTTGGGGCGTGGATTGGTTTTGTGGGTGCGTTTTTGCTTGGGTTGGTGCCGGTGACGATCTGGAATTTGCAGCATGAATGGGTGACGGTGCGGCACCTGCTGGGGCACCTTGGCGTTGCGGGGGGCGATATGCCCGCGACGCAAGGGGTTGAGGGTTGGCGGTATTCGCCGTTGTGGACGCTGGAGTATCTGGCGATGCTGCTGCTGATTGGGCCTGTGGGGGTGATGGGGACGATCGGGTTTGTGCGGTTCTGGAAGGAGTCGGAGGCGGTGAGGCTGATGGCGCAAGCTTCGGCGCCGGTGTTGGGTTTTTATCTGCTGGTGACGTTGCTGGCGGAGGCTGAGGGGAATTGGGCGCTGGGCGGGTTTGCGGGTTTTGTGGTGGTGGCGAGCGGGATGGTACCGATTGCGCTGGACAAGAGGCTGCGGCTGGTCCGGACGGTGTGGCGTCTGGCGTTGATTGCGTTGGTGGTGTCGCTGGTGGGGTTCATGAATCTGTCGTTGCTGGCGCGGCATCCGCGGTTTGGAGAAATGGTGCCGGTGTATCGCGTGAGCGGGATGCGTGAACATGCTGCGGCGGTGGAGAGGGAGTTGCGGAGGCTGGAGGCGGAGACTGGCCTGGAGGGGTTTGTGATCTGTAGTCATTACGGGCGTGCGAGCCAGTTGGCGTTTTATTTGTCGGAGGAGCGGAAGGCTGAGGGGGCGAATGTGTTTGCGTCGTCGTCGATGTTTGCGTCGGGGCGCAAGTCGCAGCATGATTTGTGGCGAGATCGCGATTTGCGGAATGATGCGGTGCTTGAGAGGTTGCGTGGGAGGCCTGCGGTTTTGATTGGATCGGAGGCGTTGTACTGGCGTCAGGGCTTTGAGCGTGTGGAGGAGTTGGGATATCTTGCGGGTGAGCCGAAGAATCGGAGGCTGGCGTTTGTGGGGTATGGGTATAGGGGTCTGGCGGATTTGTCGGGCAGGAAGTGA
- the nhaA gene encoding Na+/H+ antiporter NhaA, translating to MAHGDRVPHAAEGTRLEPVEHLIRPFQRFTALSTAGGVMLVLCAIIALVWANSSYADSYHHFFHETDFELMFGSWVLQNHLVHWINDALMGIFFLLVGLEIKREMLIGELASPKRAALPIAAAIGGMAIPALFYVMLNFGQDSMRGWGVPMATDIAFALGVLALLGSRVPITLKVFLTSLAIVDDLGALLVIALFYTEEIATQYLVFAGGALCVLILCNIFRVRSPLPYVIVGSFLWYFTLRSGVHATIAGVVLAMTIPATARVDSGRFVKATGKALEWFSHHGRTGQGVATSSSQRAAVQAIAVNCKMVMPPLHRIEHALHGWVAFLILPIFAIANAGLHIGEGAAAALMGPVSLGVMFGLVVGKPLGIFAAAWLAVKLNIAALPTGVTWRHVLGVGCLGGIGFTMALFIGTLGFAEAAQLEAAKMGILCGSVISALVGTGILLTCKKAVAVESVSTEDNDELIGIKDAA from the coding sequence ATGGCGCATGGTGATCGTGTTCCGCACGCTGCGGAAGGGACTCGGCTTGAGCCTGTTGAGCATCTGATTCGTCCATTTCAACGGTTCACGGCGTTGTCGACGGCTGGCGGGGTGATGCTGGTTTTGTGCGCGATTATTGCGCTGGTGTGGGCGAATTCGAGTTATGCGGACTCGTACCACCATTTCTTTCACGAGACGGACTTCGAGTTGATGTTCGGATCGTGGGTGCTTCAGAACCATCTGGTGCACTGGATCAACGACGCGCTGATGGGGATCTTTTTTCTGCTGGTGGGGCTTGAGATCAAGCGTGAGATGCTGATCGGCGAGTTGGCGAGCCCGAAACGGGCGGCGCTTCCGATTGCGGCAGCGATCGGCGGCATGGCGATTCCGGCGTTGTTCTATGTGATGCTGAACTTTGGGCAGGACTCGATGCGGGGCTGGGGCGTGCCGATGGCGACGGACATTGCGTTCGCGCTGGGTGTGCTTGCGTTGCTTGGGAGTCGGGTGCCGATTACGTTGAAGGTGTTTCTGACGTCGCTGGCGATTGTGGACGACCTTGGTGCGCTGCTGGTGATTGCGTTGTTTTATACGGAAGAGATCGCGACGCAGTACCTGGTGTTTGCGGGTGGGGCGTTGTGTGTTTTGATTCTGTGCAATATTTTCAGGGTGCGTTCGCCGCTGCCTTATGTGATTGTGGGTTCGTTTCTGTGGTACTTCACGCTGCGGAGCGGGGTGCATGCGACGATTGCGGGCGTGGTGCTGGCGATGACGATTCCGGCGACGGCGCGGGTGGATTCGGGCCGGTTTGTGAAGGCGACAGGCAAAGCGCTGGAGTGGTTTTCTCATCATGGTCGGACGGGGCAAGGGGTTGCGACGAGTTCGTCGCAGCGTGCTGCGGTGCAGGCGATTGCGGTGAATTGCAAGATGGTGATGCCGCCGCTGCACCGGATTGAGCATGCGTTGCATGGGTGGGTTGCGTTCCTGATTCTGCCGATTTTCGCGATTGCGAATGCGGGGTTGCATATCGGCGAGGGTGCTGCTGCGGCGCTGATGGGCCCGGTTTCGCTGGGGGTGATGTTCGGGCTTGTGGTTGGGAAGCCTCTGGGCATTTTCGCGGCGGCGTGGCTTGCGGTGAAGTTGAACATCGCGGCGCTACCGACTGGGGTGACCTGGCGGCATGTGCTGGGGGTTGGGTGTCTTGGCGGGATCGGGTTCACGATGGCGTTGTTCATCGGGACGCTGGGGTTTGCGGAGGCGGCGCAGCTTGAGGCGGCCAAGATGGGGATTCTGTGCGGGTCGGTGATTTCGGCGCTGGTTGGTACGGGCATTCTGCTGACATGCAAGAAGGCCGTGGCGGTAGAGTCGGTCTCGACCGAGGACAACGATGAACTGATCGGCATCAAAGATGCTGCGTGA